From one Aquicella lusitana genomic stretch:
- a CDS encoding glycosyltransferase family 2 protein: MELSIVTTLYNSSEYIQEFYKRIVTCAEKISNNYEIVFVNDASPDDSLRKVLELYASNNNIQVVDLAINAGHHQALMSGLQYAKGDLIFLIDVDLEEPPELLATFWSEYHASKGIDMIYGVQDQRKGGWFEKISGKLFYKAFNFLSKVKIPENFLTVRLMSRRYVNQLLRFKESDLMFSLAVELTGFDRRAIPVCKGSRETTSYNFLKKTYIALNAIVSATTKPLWMAFFLGLTVATLSCIYIIKIIIFALMYSSIPKGWPALIVSVWFFSGLIIMFLGLIGLYLAKMFNEVKRRPVSILRQHYVSEKGNTNCD, translated from the coding sequence ATGGAACTATCTATTGTAACCACTTTGTATAATTCATCCGAATATATCCAAGAATTTTATAAAAGAATCGTCACTTGTGCTGAAAAAATTTCAAACAACTACGAAATAGTTTTTGTCAATGATGCCTCTCCAGATGACTCGCTGAGAAAAGTTCTAGAGCTTTATGCTTCAAATAACAATATTCAGGTTGTTGATTTGGCTATAAACGCTGGTCATCATCAAGCTTTAATGTCAGGTCTTCAATATGCGAAAGGGGATTTAATTTTTCTGATTGATGTAGATTTAGAAGAGCCACCGGAGCTGCTTGCAACATTTTGGTCTGAATATCATGCAAGTAAGGGTATTGACATGATATATGGGGTACAAGACCAGAGAAAGGGGGGGTGGTTTGAGAAAATTTCAGGGAAACTGTTTTATAAGGCTTTTAATTTTTTAAGTAAAGTTAAAATACCAGAAAATTTTTTAACTGTAAGACTAATGAGTCGTCGATATGTTAATCAGCTATTGCGTTTTAAAGAAAGTGATTTAATGTTTTCTTTGGCAGTAGAGTTGACTGGCTTTGATAGAAGGGCCATTCCTGTATGTAAGGGAAGCAGAGAGACAACCTCCTATAATTTTCTTAAAAAAACATATATCGCATTAAATGCAATCGTATCAGCAACCACCAAACCATTATGGATGGCATTTTTCCTTGGCTTGACTGTGGCTACGCTTTCATGCATCTATATCATCAAGATTATTATATTTGCGTTGATGTACTCTTCGATACCTAAAGGCTGGCCAGCGCTTATTGTTTCAGTATGGTTTTTCAGTGGCCTTATTATTATGTTTTTGGGACTCATAGGGCTTTATTTGGCTAAAATGTTTAACGAGGTTAAGAGAAGACCTGTTTCTATTCTTAGACAACACTATGTCTCGGAAAAAGGGAATACGAACTGTGACTAA
- a CDS encoding phytanoyl-CoA dioxygenase family protein → MTNLSYGLTEASECSSDLDIYLEEISLQGYTVIKSVFSIQKLPVIREKIYTIYRQQELKIGREALMKIGDENICRCPMAYDRDFVEYATNNIFMTISEYFLGNYFILSVQNANISKPNLKHVQAAWHRDLPYQNFTTSKPLAINFLVAIDDFTVDNGGVVVLPFSHKMEAMPSKEYIERHAKIITAKAGDVISFDSMLIHRAGVNRSASDRCSFNHMYTRPFIKQQYDYARLMKEMGTLDQSAYQLSGASSRTAHDDVDWREVRKEKMGL, encoded by the coding sequence GTGACTAATTTGTCTTATGGGTTAACTGAAGCTTCCGAGTGCTCATCTGATCTGGATATCTATTTAGAAGAAATAAGTTTGCAAGGATATACCGTCATAAAATCCGTGTTTAGCATTCAAAAATTGCCAGTGATACGAGAAAAAATCTATACAATTTACCGGCAGCAAGAATTAAAGATTGGTAGAGAAGCCTTGATGAAAATTGGGGATGAGAATATCTGTCGTTGCCCTATGGCCTATGATCGTGATTTTGTTGAATATGCCACCAACAATATATTCATGACAATTTCTGAATATTTTTTAGGAAATTATTTTATTCTCAGTGTTCAGAATGCCAATATAAGCAAACCCAATCTAAAACATGTCCAAGCAGCATGGCATAGGGACTTGCCTTACCAAAATTTCACAACATCCAAGCCGCTAGCTATAAATTTCCTTGTAGCCATCGATGATTTTACTGTTGATAATGGAGGGGTGGTTGTTCTTCCATTTAGCCATAAAATGGAAGCCATGCCATCAAAAGAGTACATCGAGAGACATGCTAAAATAATCACGGCTAAGGCAGGAGATGTTATTTCTTTTGATTCTATGTTGATCCATAGAGCAGGCGTTAACCGATCTGCCAGTGACCGGTGCTCATTTAATCATATGTATACTCGCCCCTTCATTAAACAACAGTATGACTATGCCAGGTTGATGAAAGAGATGGGAACTTTAGATCAAAGTGCTTATCAACTTTCTGGCGCTTCTTCACGCACAGCGCATGATGATGTTGATTGGCGGGAAGTTCGAAAAGAAAAGATGGGGTTGTGA
- a CDS encoding dTDP-4-dehydrorhamnose reductase family protein: MIKTAVIGASGYIGNHLWRKYRETFPDCIGTGFSQVKQGLTPFDLRNPDSDSLKLEETGHQAVLIASAKPNVGWCESHPKESYELNVLGTLKLVKQLARRSIHVLFFSSDYVFNGETGSYSDKAQTNPITEYGKQKAEVEREIANITDNYTILRLSKIYGTTWKDGTLIDALAADLLKGQKQKVATDQFFSPTHVDDVVSMTLYIQEQGIRGLVNLCNSNSYSRHQIAMKLADALKVSPSLLESIPLHSIPGMEHRPLNTSLICSPSLQKLQPSLMSMDDAIKCTALNWSQEPVACFAEAR; this comes from the coding sequence ATGATTAAAACAGCAGTCATTGGGGCAAGCGGTTATATTGGCAATCATTTATGGCGCAAATACCGCGAAACTTTTCCAGATTGTATTGGGACGGGATTTTCACAGGTAAAACAAGGTCTAACTCCTTTTGACTTGCGCAATCCCGACAGTGATAGTTTAAAATTAGAAGAAACAGGACACCAAGCTGTCCTCATCGCCTCTGCCAAACCAAATGTTGGCTGGTGTGAATCTCACCCCAAAGAATCTTATGAATTGAATGTGCTGGGCACCTTAAAATTGGTAAAACAATTAGCGAGGCGGTCTATCCATGTTTTGTTTTTCTCTTCCGATTATGTTTTTAATGGCGAAACGGGGAGTTATTCCGATAAGGCGCAAACCAATCCCATCACTGAGTATGGAAAACAAAAAGCTGAGGTAGAACGGGAAATTGCGAATATTACAGATAACTACACAATCCTGCGTCTAAGTAAAATATATGGGACAACATGGAAAGATGGTACATTGATTGATGCGCTTGCTGCTGATCTACTAAAAGGCCAAAAACAAAAAGTTGCAACAGATCAATTCTTTAGTCCTACTCATGTTGATGATGTCGTATCCATGACACTTTATATTCAGGAACAGGGTATCAGGGGCCTCGTTAATCTTTGTAACTCAAATTCCTATTCGAGGCATCAAATTGCCATGAAGCTTGCGGATGCATTAAAGGTTTCGCCTTCGCTTTTGGAGAGCATACCTTTGCACTCTATTCCCGGAATGGAGCATCGTCCATTGAACACAAGTCTTATATGCTCTCCATCGCTTCAAAAATTGCAGCCATCACTCATGTCTATGGATGATGCAATAAAATGCACCGCATTAAATTGGAGCCAGGAACCTGTCGCATGCTTCGCCGAAGCCAGATAA
- a CDS encoding Gfo/Idh/MocA family protein, translating to MSKLNIGMIGAGFIGQLAHLMNFIEIPDCKVQALAEFKPELRNKVAARFGIPKTYASHLDLLQDDEIDAVVVVTPRPFTGPTVLDCLNARKHVLSEKPMVGCSEQGKRLLDAANANNVKYAVGYMKRFDEGVEAAKNALDEALQTGSLGDILSVHATCYMGNSYCNPYGHVVTQESAEYPSVGWSIAPKWLPEEYHQRFGAYLNTYSHVTNLLRYLFDHTPSIEFVNLTNHTGQLVVLGFKNFLATLQTGKMSHRGWSEEVRITFTDGEITLFLPPALLRNVPASVEIYRAGKIQEQIRPYINWSWAFRRQAEAFVTDILEQKPMRNSAEEGFKEVLLTEAIWEAEMQRIGSLNKLMEVAI from the coding sequence ATGAGCAAACTGAATATTGGAATGATTGGAGCTGGATTTATTGGTCAGCTTGCACATCTTATGAATTTTATAGAAATTCCTGACTGTAAAGTCCAGGCACTCGCCGAATTCAAACCGGAGCTGCGAAATAAAGTAGCCGCACGTTTTGGCATTCCAAAAACATACGCTTCTCATCTGGATCTTCTTCAGGATGACGAAATAGATGCGGTTGTGGTGGTGACACCCCGCCCATTTACCGGGCCGACTGTATTAGACTGCTTGAACGCAAGGAAACATGTGTTATCAGAAAAACCCATGGTGGGATGCTCAGAGCAAGGAAAACGCTTACTAGATGCAGCTAATGCAAACAATGTCAAATATGCTGTCGGTTATATGAAACGCTTTGACGAAGGCGTCGAAGCAGCCAAAAATGCGCTTGACGAAGCGTTACAGACAGGCAGCCTGGGCGATATTCTTTCAGTCCATGCCACATGCTACATGGGCAATTCCTATTGCAATCCCTATGGCCATGTTGTTACCCAAGAGTCAGCAGAATATCCTTCTGTTGGGTGGAGTATTGCACCCAAATGGTTACCCGAAGAATATCATCAACGTTTCGGCGCTTATTTAAACACTTACAGTCATGTTACCAACCTGCTCAGATATCTGTTTGACCATACCCCCTCCATCGAATTTGTAAATCTGACAAACCATACAGGTCAGCTGGTTGTGCTAGGATTCAAAAACTTTCTCGCAACGCTGCAAACCGGAAAAATGTCGCACAGAGGCTGGAGCGAGGAAGTGAGGATTACTTTTACCGATGGTGAGATTACACTCTTTTTGCCGCCTGCTTTACTGAGAAACGTTCCTGCTTCCGTTGAAATTTACCGTGCAGGAAAAATTCAGGAGCAAATCCGTCCCTACATTAATTGGAGCTGGGCATTTCGCCGTCAGGCTGAAGCCTTTGTAACCGATATTCTGGAACAAAAACCCATGCGCAACTCAGCGGAGGAAGGCTTTAAGGAAGTACTTTTAACAGAAGCTATTTGGGAAGCAGAAATGCAGCGAATTGGAAGTCTAAATAAACTAATGGAGGTGGCGATATGA
- a CDS encoding class I SAM-dependent methyltransferase: protein MSVAVARRDTCRLCNSEAVKLVVNLNPVPLAEKYTLSPEEARQAPKYPIDLYMCRDCSHVQLLDVINSKDLWSDYTYHSGQTQGIVNHFQEVSEKIISMYAPTAGSLVIDVGSNDGTLLRFFKNAGYRVHGIDPAKEIAAKATASGIETTPSIITKEVAKNIREKHGTASVVTAFNVYAHADNLGDMTDAIRSLLSDDGIFVFEVQYLMDIVDKVLIGTIFHEHMSHHSLKPMIRFLEAHQLELIDVERVSIQKGSIIGIAQPKGGPRKISSSVTELVKLEEERKLDQLAVMEQFNERIEQNRRIARELVKNWEQLGLTVAGYGAARSGPTLMAQFEFDKAIQFIFDDHPQKVNRFSPGNGVPVLPTSELMNKKPDIVIILAWIHARAIIEKSQEYLNAGGKFVICTPDVRVIDKDHPLT, encoded by the coding sequence ATGAGTGTTGCAGTAGCGCGCAGAGATACGTGTAGATTGTGTAATAGTGAGGCTGTGAAGCTGGTTGTTAATCTTAACCCGGTTCCACTTGCTGAAAAGTACACCCTGTCACCTGAGGAAGCGCGACAAGCCCCAAAATATCCTATTGATCTTTACATGTGCCGCGATTGCAGTCATGTGCAACTGCTGGATGTCATTAATTCCAAAGATTTATGGTCAGACTATACCTATCACTCGGGCCAAACTCAAGGGATAGTCAATCATTTCCAGGAAGTATCTGAAAAAATCATTTCAATGTACGCACCCACCGCAGGCAGCCTGGTGATTGATGTAGGCAGCAACGATGGCACACTGCTTCGCTTTTTCAAAAACGCTGGCTACAGAGTACATGGCATAGATCCTGCCAAAGAAATCGCAGCAAAAGCGACTGCATCAGGCATTGAAACAACTCCTTCAATTATCACGAAGGAAGTGGCCAAAAATATCCGAGAAAAGCATGGCACCGCATCAGTCGTCACCGCTTTTAACGTATATGCGCATGCGGACAATTTAGGTGATATGACGGATGCAATACGATCACTTCTTTCCGATGACGGAATATTTGTTTTTGAAGTTCAGTATTTGATGGATATTGTAGATAAGGTATTGATCGGCACAATTTTCCATGAACATATGTCACATCACTCATTAAAACCCATGATACGTTTTCTCGAAGCGCATCAACTTGAGCTCATCGATGTAGAAAGAGTTTCAATTCAGAAAGGATCCATTATCGGCATTGCACAGCCTAAAGGCGGTCCTCGCAAGATTTCCTCCTCGGTGACAGAGCTAGTTAAATTGGAAGAAGAACGTAAACTTGATCAGCTAGCAGTGATGGAACAATTCAATGAACGAATTGAGCAAAACAGGCGAATCGCTCGCGAACTTGTTAAAAATTGGGAACAACTCGGATTGACAGTAGCAGGTTATGGCGCAGCAAGAAGCGGTCCAACCCTGATGGCCCAGTTTGAGTTTGATAAAGCCATTCAGTTTATTTTTGATGACCATCCTCAAAAAGTTAACCGATTCTCGCCTGGAAACGGGGTGCCTGTTCTACCCACTTCCGAATTAATGAACAAAAAACCTGACATCGTTATCATTCTTGCATGGATTCATGCGCGTGCAATTATCGAGAAGAGCCAGGAATATTTAAATGCGGGTGGAAAGTTTGTTATATGCACACCGGATGTTCGCGTGATTGATAAAGACCATCCTTTAACTTAA
- a CDS encoding class I SAM-dependent methyltransferase: protein MDSNLINSDVTCHICYAKQLNLLPSYPSLPRVASDCVPWRSGGKLAVCPACSCVQNPVDKHWHTETAEIYSRYKIYRQSAGSEQGVLCENKQLMPRSAKIFKQAAPFFDLKKTGRLLDIGCANGELLRCFAALAPHWKMVGFEIDDKCRQEVESIPGVEAFASGSLDKLDKPFDLITLMHVLEHLPDPKQWLKDLHRLLNPDGLVLIQVPDPKKNPYNLLVADHCSHFIMSDLVSIAQQAGYEVVAQSESWVLREFTLLIRPLPSRGTESSSSENQAGALKQLADDKVATYPANAVQWLHDIVRLVKSFPNDKPRGIWGTAIAATWLYSLMDHEVDFFVDEDASRIGQQHLGKPIYHPDTAPKNSNVFIALTPEIAANIVSRWSHLNVTLHSPPNLIY from the coding sequence ATGGATTCAAATTTAATAAACTCGGATGTCACTTGTCATATTTGTTATGCGAAACAACTTAATCTGCTTCCCAGTTATCCAAGTTTACCACGCGTTGCTTCTGATTGTGTTCCCTGGCGTTCGGGTGGCAAATTAGCTGTATGCCCAGCTTGCTCATGCGTACAAAATCCCGTTGATAAACATTGGCACACTGAAACTGCCGAAATTTACAGTCGATATAAAATTTATCGTCAAAGCGCGGGAAGCGAGCAAGGCGTTTTATGTGAAAACAAACAACTTATGCCCAGATCGGCGAAAATTTTTAAACAGGCAGCTCCTTTTTTTGACCTCAAAAAGACAGGGCGCTTGCTGGATATTGGATGTGCGAACGGCGAATTGCTGCGTTGCTTTGCGGCACTTGCGCCGCACTGGAAAATGGTAGGATTCGAAATAGATGATAAGTGTCGCCAGGAAGTAGAAAGTATTCCGGGCGTTGAAGCGTTTGCTTCCGGCTCACTTGATAAATTAGATAAGCCTTTCGATCTCATTACCTTGATGCATGTGTTGGAACATTTGCCTGATCCAAAACAATGGTTGAAGGATTTGCATCGATTGCTTAATCCGGATGGATTGGTTCTTATCCAAGTACCTGATCCGAAAAAAAATCCTTACAATCTGCTCGTGGCAGACCATTGCTCACATTTTATTATGTCTGATCTTGTCAGTATTGCGCAGCAAGCAGGTTATGAGGTTGTGGCGCAGTCCGAAAGTTGGGTGTTGCGTGAGTTTACACTTTTAATTAGACCGCTTCCGTCACGTGGTACTGAGAGCAGTTCATCTGAAAACCAAGCCGGTGCTTTAAAGCAACTAGCTGACGACAAAGTGGCTACCTATCCAGCCAATGCCGTTCAGTGGCTCCATGATATCGTGCGTTTGGTTAAATCATTTCCCAACGACAAACCACGAGGCATTTGGGGAACGGCTATTGCGGCTACCTGGCTTTACTCCCTAATGGATCACGAGGTCGATTTTTTTGTTGACGAGGATGCTAGTCGAATAGGTCAACAGCATCTGGGCAAACCCATTTATCACCCGGACACGGCGCCCAAAAATAGTAATGTTTTCATCGCGTTAACACCTGAAATTGCGGCAAATATTGTTAGCCGCTGGTCGCATTTGAATGTAACGCTGCACTCGCCCCCGAACCTGATTTATTAG
- a CDS encoding NAD-dependent epimerase/dehydratase family protein → MKVLVTGGCGYKGHVLIPKLLDRGHEVIAFDTQWFGNYLQSHPKLSIVKGDVCKADDVPLDGVDCIIHLSSIANDPCGDLNPKLTWEVSALATMQLADKAKKLGIKRFIYASSGSVYGVKEEPQVTEDLELNPISEYNKTKMVAERVLLSYKDDMVVQIVRPATVCGYSPRMRLDVSVNMLTMQALSKGKITVFGGKQVRPNIHIDDITDLYLFLMDHPEITGVYNAGFENISILDIANMVTKYIPVPVEVTESNDPRSYRVNSDKLLATGFKPKKKVEDAIREIIEAFKKGTIKDEDRFYNLKWMQQTVFQGSPA, encoded by the coding sequence ATGAAAGTGTTAGTAACTGGCGGCTGCGGGTATAAGGGACACGTTCTCATTCCAAAATTGCTGGATAGGGGACATGAAGTAATAGCGTTTGATACACAATGGTTTGGTAACTATCTTCAGTCTCATCCCAAACTGTCTATTGTAAAAGGCGATGTGTGCAAGGCTGATGACGTTCCGCTGGATGGCGTAGACTGTATTATTCACCTTTCCTCGATTGCAAACGATCCCTGTGGTGATTTGAATCCCAAATTGACATGGGAAGTGAGTGCGCTTGCTACCATGCAACTAGCTGATAAGGCAAAGAAACTGGGTATCAAACGATTCATTTACGCTTCTTCCGGCAGTGTCTATGGCGTGAAAGAAGAACCTCAGGTGACGGAAGACCTGGAATTAAACCCTATTTCCGAATACAACAAGACTAAAATGGTCGCGGAGCGCGTACTATTAAGTTACAAAGATGACATGGTTGTGCAAATTGTTCGCCCCGCGACGGTTTGTGGCTATTCTCCCCGTATGCGTTTGGATGTCTCTGTAAACATGTTAACCATGCAAGCCCTCTCAAAAGGCAAAATTACGGTATTCGGTGGGAAACAAGTGAGACCCAATATTCATATTGATGATATTACTGATCTTTATCTATTTTTGATGGATCACCCCGAGATAACGGGTGTCTATAACGCTGGATTTGAAAACATTTCTATCCTCGATATTGCTAATATGGTTACTAAATATATCCCGGTTCCTGTTGAAGTAACCGAGTCAAATGATCCGCGCTCCTACCGTGTCAATTCCGATAAATTATTGGCAACCGGGTTTAAGCCAAAGAAAAAAGTGGAAGATGCGATTCGGGAAATTATTGAAGCCTTCAAAAAAGGGACAATTAAAGACGAAGACCGTTTTTATAATTTGAAATGGATGCAGCAAACCGTATTCCAAGGATCACCCGCTTAG
- a CDS encoding transketolase codes for MNRPNYALVETNNQAMLEDLKKRAKLLRWRIIETSHKAGVPHLGSCLSCIDILTALYFSELRIDPKNPLWPGRDRFILSKGHGAPALFQVLAMRGYYPESMLENYGEDGGLFAEHPPAPRELPGIEAATGSLGHGLPIGLGMALAARMHKQDYRVYALLGDGECNEGTVWEAAMLAAAQKLNNICVIIDFNKWQATDRSQEVMALDPLADKWRAFGWNAFEMDGHDMENILDTLKHFPSENRPTAIIAHTVKGSGISFMEDNNNWHYRIPSPEDLIKAKAELKLEVEPV; via the coding sequence ATGAATCGTCCTAATTACGCGCTAGTTGAAACAAACAATCAAGCCATGCTTGAAGATCTCAAAAAACGGGCAAAGCTATTGCGTTGGCGGATTATTGAAACCTCGCATAAAGCGGGCGTTCCTCATCTTGGCTCCTGTCTTTCCTGTATTGATATTCTAACGGCGCTTTATTTTTCCGAACTGAGAATCGATCCTAAAAATCCACTCTGGCCAGGGCGCGATCGTTTTATCCTTAGTAAAGGCCATGGCGCCCCCGCATTGTTTCAAGTTTTGGCGATGCGTGGCTATTATCCTGAAAGTATGCTTGAAAATTATGGCGAGGATGGCGGTCTATTCGCAGAGCATCCGCCCGCACCACGTGAATTACCGGGGATTGAGGCGGCAACTGGTTCCCTAGGCCACGGGTTACCGATTGGTCTCGGAATGGCTTTAGCAGCACGTATGCACAAGCAGGATTATCGTGTTTATGCATTGTTAGGTGATGGGGAATGCAACGAAGGTACGGTATGGGAAGCGGCCATGCTTGCAGCAGCGCAGAAATTAAATAATATCTGCGTCATTATTGATTTTAATAAATGGCAGGCAACAGATAGAAGCCAGGAAGTGATGGCGCTAGATCCCTTGGCAGATAAATGGCGAGCTTTTGGCTGGAATGCCTTCGAGATGGATGGTCATGATATGGAAAATATTTTAGATACCTTAAAGCATTTCCCTTCTGAAAATAGACCGACTGCTATCATTGCCCATACAGTGAAAGGAAGTGGAATATCTTTTATGGAAGACAACAATAATTGGCATTATCGCATTCCTTCTCCTGAAGACCTTATAAAAGCCAAAGCCGAGTTAAAGTTGGAGGTGGAACCGGTATGA
- a CDS encoding transketolase family protein, with amino-acid sequence MRNAFADEITQLARLDKRVVLLSGDIGNKLFDDFKQVDPQRFYNCGIAEANMMGVAAGMALSGFRPIIYTITPFTTTRCFEQIRVDVCYHEAPVIIVGTGSGLSYTELGPTHHSLEDMAILRTLPGMCVMAPGDATELRLALRAALQQNHPVYIRIGKKGEPDIHAHRTQLNIGKVFIVREGTEIGILSAGTIITEVIKAADLLKEKGISAEVVSSHTIKPLDDAYLKSAAKRFKLLVTVEEHGLIGGLGGAVAEWSARENTKVPHLSIGTPDEFMHETGSQAYARKKYGLVADAIAERVISYLNN; translated from the coding sequence ATGAGAAATGCATTTGCTGATGAAATTACCCAACTCGCACGGTTAGATAAGCGAGTTGTGTTATTGTCCGGAGACATCGGAAATAAACTCTTTGACGATTTTAAACAAGTTGATCCTCAGCGTTTTTATAACTGCGGTATAGCGGAAGCTAATATGATGGGTGTGGCCGCAGGGATGGCGCTATCCGGTTTTCGTCCCATTATTTATACTATCACGCCTTTTACAACAACCCGATGTTTTGAGCAAATTCGAGTCGATGTTTGTTATCATGAAGCGCCAGTTATCATTGTAGGTACCGGTTCAGGTTTATCTTATACAGAACTCGGCCCTACCCATCACTCCCTCGAAGACATGGCTATTTTAAGAACCTTGCCAGGCATGTGTGTGATGGCGCCAGGTGATGCGACGGAGTTACGGTTGGCGCTCAGGGCAGCTTTACAACAGAACCACCCTGTCTATATTCGTATCGGCAAAAAAGGCGAGCCTGATATACATGCGCATAGGACGCAGTTGAATATCGGCAAAGTGTTTATAGTGCGTGAAGGTACCGAAATTGGAATATTAAGTGCGGGAACGATAATTACTGAAGTCATCAAGGCAGCTGATTTATTAAAAGAAAAGGGTATTTCAGCTGAAGTAGTAAGTTCCCACACGATTAAACCGCTGGATGATGCGTATTTGAAATCAGCCGCTAAACGCTTTAAATTGCTGGTTACCGTAGAAGAGCATGGCTTGATTGGCGGATTGGGCGGTGCTGTTGCAGAATGGAGCGCAAGGGAAAACACAAAGGTGCCGCATCTTAGCATTGGTACGCCGGATGAATTTATGCACGAAACCGGCAGTCAGGCATATGCACGCAAAAAATATGGTTTAGTCGCCGATGCTATCGCTGAACGTGTGATTTCGTATTTAAACAATTAG